One genomic window of Tenacibaculum tangerinum includes the following:
- a CDS encoding acetyl-CoA hydrolase/transferase family protein, with amino-acid sequence MSENLKIVTAEEAVAIVKSNNKIFFQGAAMTPNLLIDTLCERYQDLSNVEIIQIHTHGKAKYLEEPYSESFKLISCFVGDNVRKGVNMNNGDYIPIFLSEIHWLFRRSIYQLDVAFIQVSPPDKHGYCSLGTSIDITLPAIQTAKIVIAQVNPNVPRTHGDGIIHIRNIDYAVKVDSPIHESIAGIPSEIEAKIGENVAGLIEDGATLQMGIGNIPNAVLHNLANHKRLGIHTEMFSDGILPLIEKGVITGEEKEIKTGKIVTCFAVGSKKLYDFIDDNPLVHFKEAGYTNDTSIIKLNPKVTAINSAIEIDLTGQVCADTIGKYQYSGVGGQMDFIRAASLSKGGKAIIAMPSITVKGVSKITPFLKEGAGVTTTRAHVHYVATEYGVVNLFGKSLKERAKALISIAHPSFREELEREAFNRFTKL; translated from the coding sequence ATGTCAGAAAATTTAAAGATTGTTACTGCTGAAGAAGCAGTAGCCATTGTAAAATCAAATAATAAAATATTTTTTCAAGGAGCAGCAATGACTCCGAATTTATTGATAGACACTTTATGTGAGCGTTATCAAGACTTAAGTAATGTAGAAATTATTCAAATTCATACCCATGGTAAGGCTAAATATTTAGAAGAACCTTACAGTGAATCATTCAAACTAATAAGCTGTTTTGTGGGAGACAACGTAAGAAAAGGAGTGAATATGAATAATGGAGACTACATTCCCATTTTTTTAAGCGAAATACATTGGTTATTCCGTCGTAGTATATACCAATTAGATGTAGCATTTATTCAGGTTTCACCACCCGACAAGCACGGATATTGTTCTTTAGGAACTTCGATAGATATCACATTACCAGCAATACAAACAGCTAAAATTGTGATAGCACAAGTTAACCCTAATGTTCCTAGAACTCATGGAGACGGTATTATTCATATACGGAATATCGATTATGCAGTAAAAGTCGATTCACCAATTCATGAATCTATTGCGGGAATACCTTCTGAAATAGAGGCTAAAATAGGAGAAAATGTAGCAGGACTAATTGAAGATGGCGCAACATTACAGATGGGTATAGGAAACATTCCTAATGCGGTATTGCATAATTTAGCAAATCACAAACGCCTAGGAATTCATACAGAAATGTTTTCTGACGGAATTTTACCTTTGATAGAAAAAGGCGTAATTACAGGTGAAGAAAAAGAAATAAAAACAGGAAAAATTGTTACTTGTTTTGCTGTTGGTTCAAAAAAGTTATATGATTTTATTGATGACAATCCGCTAGTTCATTTTAAAGAAGCAGGCTATACAAACGATACTTCTATTATTAAGCTTAACCCAAAAGTTACTGCTATAAATAGTGCTATTGAAATTGACTTAACAGGTCAAGTTTGTGCCGATACTATTGGTAAATACCAATATTCGGGAGTAGGAGGACAAATGGATTTTATTAGAGCGGCATCGTTATCAAAAGGAGGAAAAGCCATTATAGCAATGCCTTCTATAACAGTAAAAGGAGTTTCTAAAATTACTCCGTTTTTAAAAGAAGGAGCAGGAGTAACCACAACAAGAGCACATGTACATTATGTAGCAACGGAATATGGAGTAGTGAATTTGTTCGGAAAAAGTTTAAAAGAACGAGCAAAAGCACTAATTTCTATTGCACACCCTAGTTTTAGAGAAGAACTAGAAAGAGAAGCTTTTAACAGGTTTACGAAGTTATAG
- a CDS encoding molybdopterin-dependent oxidoreductase, protein MAVLSAMTAAATMFPGIMFASEQEAEIPEGNFDWKKGPCRFCGVGCGILVGIENGKAVAVKGDPNSPVNKGLLCVKGYHQTMCIQSSDRLTHALVKKNGRYVKTPLNEALDLVASKMKETIEKHGKDSVAMYTSGQSTVPEGYVASKLMKGAIGTNNLDCNARLCMASAVAGFLTTFGADEPMGCYEDFDYADYYITWGNNMAEMHPVLFSRMLEQKNRRGAKIIDFATRTTRSSMASDKSILFEPQTDLAVANAICYEIVNNGWVNNNFVEKHCNFSKGLTNMGYGMEDKFKFKDKPSKITFEEYKEFLKDYTPEKVSKYAKVSVKDIKYLASIFGDPNKKVMSLWCMGVNQHTRGTWMNNLIYNIHLLTGKISQPGNGPFSLTGQPSACGTAREVGTFTHKLPKGVVMNAEHRALAAKIWKVPVDRIPSKPTYHTTEMFRAVDRGDIKFIWTQAVNPLVSLPRTSRFRPGMQKESCFVVVSDVFPTPTSDVADVILPASWHIEKSGIYGNSERRTQHWDKMVEGPGETTPDAWMFIEVAKRMGYGDLFPYSKENHVEEIYNEYRQFHKGKKHEMAPLEVLKNQSGAIWPYVDGKSTQWRFNSKYDPACSNGEDFHFYGKPDGKAVIWQRPYEPAAESPDNEYPFWLNTGRVVEHWHTGSMTRRIPVLHRAMPNAYIEFHPDDAKKLGIRKGEKVKVSSRRGSCILPASINERGLPTRGQVFVPFFDENMLINDVTLDAFCPISKEPDFKKCAVKVEKV, encoded by the coding sequence ATGGCAGTATTATCTGCCATGACAGCAGCTGCTACCATGTTTCCAGGAATTATGTTTGCTAGCGAGCAAGAAGCTGAAATTCCTGAAGGTAATTTTGACTGGAAAAAAGGACCGTGTCGTTTTTGCGGAGTAGGTTGCGGAATTTTAGTAGGAATTGAAAACGGAAAAGCAGTTGCGGTTAAAGGAGACCCTAACTCTCCTGTTAACAAGGGATTGTTATGTGTAAAAGGATACCACCAAACAATGTGTATTCAATCAAGTGACAGATTAACACACGCCCTAGTTAAGAAAAACGGAAGGTATGTTAAAACACCTCTAAACGAAGCATTAGATTTAGTAGCCAGTAAAATGAAAGAGACTATTGAAAAGCATGGCAAAGATTCTGTTGCCATGTATACCTCTGGTCAATCTACTGTTCCTGAAGGGTATGTAGCTTCAAAACTAATGAAAGGTGCTATTGGAACCAATAACTTAGATTGTAATGCTCGTTTATGTATGGCAAGTGCCGTAGCGGGGTTTTTAACAACGTTTGGTGCTGATGAACCGATGGGATGTTACGAGGATTTTGATTATGCAGATTATTACATTACTTGGGGTAATAACATGGCTGAAATGCATCCTGTTTTATTCTCTAGAATGTTAGAGCAAAAAAACAGAAGAGGTGCAAAAATTATTGACTTCGCCACTAGAACAACCCGTTCAAGTATGGCTTCCGATAAATCTATTTTGTTTGAGCCTCAAACCGATTTAGCAGTAGCCAATGCAATTTGCTACGAAATAGTGAATAACGGTTGGGTAAATAACAATTTCGTTGAGAAACATTGTAATTTTAGTAAAGGACTTACCAACATGGGCTATGGTATGGAAGATAAGTTCAAATTTAAAGATAAACCTTCTAAAATTACATTTGAAGAATACAAGGAATTTTTAAAAGATTATACCCCAGAAAAAGTATCAAAATATGCAAAAGTATCTGTTAAAGATATTAAATATTTAGCCTCTATTTTTGGAGACCCAAATAAAAAAGTAATGTCTCTTTGGTGTATGGGAGTAAATCAACACACCAGAGGAACCTGGATGAATAATTTAATATACAATATTCATTTACTAACAGGTAAAATTTCACAGCCAGGTAACGGTCCCTTCTCTTTAACAGGACAACCTTCTGCCTGTGGTACTGCACGTGAAGTAGGAACATTTACCCACAAATTACCCAAAGGGGTGGTTATGAATGCAGAGCACAGAGCGTTGGCGGCTAAAATATGGAAAGTTCCAGTAGACAGAATTCCTTCAAAACCTACCTATCATACCACCGAGATGTTTAGAGCAGTAGATCGCGGAGACATTAAATTTATTTGGACTCAAGCAGTAAATCCATTGGTATCTCTACCTCGAACAAGTAGGTTTAGACCAGGTATGCAAAAAGAATCTTGTTTCGTAGTTGTTTCCGATGTATTTCCAACGCCTACTTCAGATGTTGCAGATGTTATTTTACCAGCGTCATGGCATATTGAAAAATCGGGTATTTATGGAAATTCGGAAAGAAGAACGCAGCACTGGGACAAGATGGTAGAAGGACCAGGAGAAACTACACCAGATGCTTGGATGTTTATTGAAGTAGCAAAACGTATGGGGTATGGCGACTTGTTTCCCTACTCAAAAGAGAATCACGTAGAAGAAATATATAATGAGTATCGTCAATTTCATAAAGGTAAAAAGCATGAAATGGCACCTCTTGAAGTTTTAAAAAATCAATCTGGGGCTATTTGGCCTTATGTAGATGGTAAATCAACACAGTGGCGTTTTAATTCGAAATATGACCCCGCTTGTTCAAATGGAGAAGATTTTCATTTTTACGGAAAGCCAGATGGAAAAGCGGTTATTTGGCAAAGACCTTATGAACCTGCGGCTGAGTCACCTGATAACGAGTATCCATTCTGGTTAAATACAGGTCGTGTTGTAGAACATTGGCATACAGGATCTATGACAAGAAGAATTCCTGTATTGCATAGAGCTATGCCTAATGCATACATTGAATTTCATCCAGACGATGCTAAAAAATTAGGCATTAGAAAAGGAGAGAAAGTAAAAGTAAGTTCTAGACGAGGTTCATGTATTTTACCAGCCTCTATAAATGAAAGAGGATTACCTACAAGAGGACAAGTATTTGTTCCTTTCTTTGATGAAAATATGTTAATCAATGATGTTACATTGGATGCTTTTTGTCCTATCTCTAAAGAGCCTGATTTTAAGAAATGTGCCGTTAAGGTAGAAAAAGTATAA
- a CDS encoding multiheme c-type cytochrome → MRKRLGIISLFIILFISFITVWNYSYQTGKEEAYVPVENSKEYFTIPSESEVFKRSKYALDYSNMPVDENHQRSMKTYYKNRAFYGAPPSIPHVVEEKQTIGDASCLQCHENGGFVEKFKAYTPVTPHPELVNCKQCHVAQKEQTLFKTGNFSVVTGPEVGVNNALVSSPPVIPHHIQLRENCLACHAGPSAPKEIRVTHPERVNCRQCHVLNTKATVDNMQDFMRKIEN, encoded by the coding sequence ATGAGAAAACGACTAGGTATTATATCTTTATTTATAATTCTCTTTATAAGTTTTATAACCGTATGGAATTACAGTTACCAAACAGGTAAAGAAGAAGCATATGTTCCCGTTGAAAACAGCAAAGAATATTTTACTATTCCATCAGAATCTGAAGTATTTAAACGCTCTAAATACGCTTTAGATTATAGTAACATGCCTGTTGATGAAAACCATCAACGAAGTATGAAAACATATTATAAAAATAGAGCTTTTTATGGTGCACCCCCAAGCATTCCTCATGTTGTAGAAGAAAAACAAACTATCGGAGATGCTAGCTGTTTACAATGTCATGAAAATGGAGGTTTTGTTGAAAAATTCAAGGCATATACTCCTGTTACACCTCACCCAGAATTAGTAAACTGCAAACAGTGTCATGTGGCACAAAAAGAGCAAACGTTATTTAAAACTGGTAATTTTTCTGTAGTTACAGGACCAGAAGTAGGGGTTAACAATGCATTGGTCTCAAGTCCTCCGGTGATTCCGCATCACATTCAATTGAGAGAAAACTGTTTGGCCTGTCATGCAGGTCCCAGCGCACCAAAAGAAATTAGAGTTACCCATCCCGAACGTGTTAATTGTCGCCAATGCCATGTGTTAAACACCAAAGCTACTGTAGACAATATGCAAGATTTCATGAGAAAAATTGAAAACTAA
- a CDS encoding cytochrome c3 family protein → MRKYQHIKLTSFFIALCMLSTSCKHHEDEYHSVTDRIEAESNNYKGISISSEKYFNEMNMIEITENEITFLIPTRKDKIKSYKCTECHTKPLEKMQAKDIKKAHWDIKLNHASLNTMNCITCHDSNNINELKSITGHKIDFNESYKQCSQCHQKQHKDWAGGAHGKQMESWTNPRVSMTCVNCHNPHNPGFDTKWPAVFNTQIVKERK, encoded by the coding sequence ATGAGAAAATATCAACATATAAAATTGACTAGCTTTTTTATTGCGCTGTGCATGTTAAGTACTTCATGTAAACACCATGAAGATGAATATCATAGTGTTACCGATAGAATAGAAGCTGAAAGTAATAATTACAAAGGTATTTCAATTTCCTCTGAAAAGTATTTTAATGAAATGAATATGATAGAGATTACAGAAAATGAAATAACTTTTTTAATTCCAACTAGAAAAGATAAAATTAAATCGTACAAATGTACTGAGTGTCACACGAAACCTTTAGAAAAAATGCAAGCTAAAGATATCAAAAAAGCACACTGGGACATTAAATTAAATCATGCCTCCTTAAACACTATGAACTGTATAACTTGTCATGATAGTAATAATATTAATGAATTGAAGAGTATAACTGGTCATAAAATTGATTTTAATGAAAGTTATAAACAATGCAGCCAATGCCATCAAAAACAACACAAAGATTGGGCAGGTGGTGCGCATGGGAAACAAATGGAAAGTTGGACCAACCCCAGAGTATCTATGACTTGTGTTAACTGCCATAATCCGCATAATCCTGGTTTTGATACCAAATGGCCTGCAGTATTTAATACGCAAATAGTAAAAGAACGTAAATAA
- a CDS encoding 4Fe-4S dicluster domain-containing protein produces the protein MSNNNKKWFTLNLNNRHQQQKSSCSCGKTSEGCNSHATNNELSEEAFFEKAVNASIGEERHKDGFDQVFDVKMDRRSAFKKLTASLLIGAGAMSSCTSITSSDESKEKAQIDWEEQFKGNYKLMTDEEKEATVNRLVRSYQLRTGKTINMSSKNAEDDVLFGYAFNISKCQGYMDCVSACVEENNQDRNSQMQYIRIHEMKDGKGFNFNEADDNYYHEVPAEGHFYMGTQCFHCDNPPCVEVCPVQATWREKDGLVVVDYDWCVGCRYCMAACPYDGRRFNWSKPEVPEEEVNHNQHYLGNRMRKKGVMEKCTFCVQRSRAGKNPACVEACPTGARIFGNLLDPNSTIRWVLENKKVFRLKEDLGTEPKFWYFMD, from the coding sequence ATGAGCAACAATAACAAAAAATGGTTTACGCTAAACCTAAATAATAGACATCAACAGCAAAAAAGTTCTTGTAGTTGCGGAAAAACATCAGAAGGATGCAATTCACATGCTACGAATAATGAATTAAGTGAAGAAGCTTTTTTTGAAAAAGCTGTAAATGCTTCGATAGGTGAAGAAAGACACAAAGATGGTTTCGATCAAGTTTTTGACGTAAAAATGGATCGTAGATCTGCCTTTAAAAAACTAACCGCTAGTTTATTAATCGGAGCTGGTGCTATGTCTTCTTGTACCAGCATCACTTCTAGCGACGAATCTAAAGAAAAAGCTCAAATAGATTGGGAAGAGCAATTTAAAGGAAACTATAAATTAATGACAGATGAGGAAAAAGAAGCCACTGTAAATAGATTGGTTCGCTCTTATCAACTACGTACAGGAAAAACAATTAATATGTCTTCGAAAAATGCTGAAGATGATGTATTATTTGGATACGCTTTTAACATCTCAAAATGTCAAGGATATATGGATTGCGTAAGTGCTTGTGTTGAAGAAAACAATCAAGACAGAAATTCACAGATGCAGTACATAAGAATTCACGAAATGAAGGACGGTAAAGGATTCAATTTCAATGAAGCTGATGACAATTACTACCACGAAGTACCTGCCGAAGGACACTTTTACATGGGAACACAATGCTTTCATTGCGATAATCCGCCCTGCGTAGAAGTTTGCCCTGTACAAGCTACTTGGCGAGAAAAAGACGGATTGGTCGTAGTTGATTACGATTGGTGTGTAGGTTGTCGTTATTGTATGGCTGCCTGCCCTTATGACGGTCGTCGATTCAACTGGAGTAAACCAGAAGTTCCTGAAGAGGAAGTTAACCACAATCAGCATTATTTAGGAAATCGAATGCGAAAAAAAGGAGTGATGGAAAAATGTACTTTTTGTGTACAGCGCTCTAGAGCTGGCAAAAATCCAGCATGTGTTGAGGCTTGCCCTACTGGAGCTCGTATTTTCGGAAACTTGCTCGACCCTAATAGTACCATACGTTGGGTGCTAGAAAATAAAAAAGTATTCAGATTAAAAGAAGATTTAGGTACCGAACCCAAGTTTTGGTACTTCATGGACTAA
- the dsrP gene encoding sulfate reduction electron transfer complex DsrMKJOP subunit DsrP yields MKQLKVFKSLVKDSLDAITKGSKKYHLWMAFLTLAILIGMYCYSIQLERGLSVTGMTDRVSWGLYISNFTFLVGVAAAAVMLVMPTYVLKDIDFKQAVLIGEGLAVSALIMCLAFVIADMGGPSVLWHMIPGIGVFNFPNSMLTWDVIVLNGYLFLNITIPFYILFRHYQGKEAKASVYVPGAILSVFWAVAIHLVTAFLYQGLQARPFWNNALLGPRFLASAFAAGPALIILVLAIIRTFTAFKIEDKTIKKIAMVVTVAAQINIIMLVSELFKEFYAPTHHSESAYYLFFGLDGKTALLPWIWTAISLNVLATVILTFHKLRNNLKVLYFACFILFIGIWIEKGFGLIVPGFIPGPYGKIAEYMPTGIEIGVTLGIWALGALIFTILAKTAIGIETGKLKYKK; encoded by the coding sequence ATGAAACAACTCAAAGTTTTTAAAAGTTTAGTTAAAGACAGTTTAGATGCTATTACCAAAGGTTCAAAAAAATACCATCTTTGGATGGCTTTTTTAACCCTAGCCATACTCATAGGCATGTATTGCTATTCTATTCAACTAGAGCGTGGTTTAAGCGTAACTGGAATGACAGATAGGGTAAGTTGGGGATTGTATATTTCTAACTTCACATTTTTAGTAGGTGTTGCCGCCGCCGCCGTTATGTTGGTAATGCCAACCTATGTATTAAAAGATATTGATTTTAAACAAGCCGTTTTAATTGGTGAGGGATTAGCAGTTTCTGCATTAATTATGTGTTTGGCTTTTGTTATTGCCGATATGGGAGGTCCTTCTGTACTATGGCACATGATTCCGGGTATCGGAGTATTTAATTTTCCTAATTCAATGCTTACTTGGGATGTAATCGTGTTAAACGGATATCTATTTCTTAATATTACCATTCCGTTTTATATCTTATTCAGACATTATCAAGGAAAAGAAGCAAAAGCTAGCGTGTATGTACCTGGTGCTATATTATCTGTTTTTTGGGCAGTAGCCATTCACTTAGTTACGGCATTTCTTTATCAAGGTTTACAAGCACGTCCTTTTTGGAACAATGCGTTGTTAGGTCCTCGATTTTTAGCTTCTGCCTTTGCAGCTGGTCCGGCTTTAATTATTTTAGTTTTGGCAATTATCAGAACCTTTACAGCTTTTAAAATTGAAGATAAAACTATTAAAAAAATTGCGATGGTAGTTACTGTTGCTGCTCAAATAAATATTATCATGTTAGTGTCTGAACTATTTAAAGAATTCTACGCTCCAACACACCATAGTGAAAGTGCTTATTATTTATTCTTCGGTTTAGACGGAAAAACAGCTTTGTTACCTTGGATATGGACTGCGATATCTTTAAATGTTTTAGCAACAGTTATTTTAACATTCCACAAGCTTCGTAACAACTTAAAAGTATTGTACTTCGCTTGTTTTATACTATTTATAGGAATATGGATTGAAAAAGGCTTCGGATTGATAGTTCCTGGTTTTATACCTGGTCCTTATGGGAAAATTGCTGAATATATGCCAACAGGTATAGAAATAGGAGTTACTTTAGGCATTTGGGCTTTAGGAGCACTAATTTTTACCATTTTAGCTAAAACAGCTATTGGTATTGAAACAGGGAAATTGAAATATAAAAAATAA
- the lpxK gene encoding tetraacyldisaccharide 4'-kinase, giving the protein MKLLRFLLFPFAVLYDVITRIRNWFFNIGILRSTSFDIPVIAVGNLSVGGTGKSPQIEYLIRLLKSDYRIAVLSRGYKRKTEGFQIVNDTHTAEDVGDEPLQFYKKFKNEVTIAVDADRTNGIQQLLARENPPEVVLLDDAYQHRKVTASTYILLTKYNDLYVNDFLLPTGNLRESRRGAKRAAVIVVTKCPENLSEAAQEKILQKLHPKSYQQVFFTTIAYDETIKGREEMSIEDLQQKEVLLITGIANPTPLLQFLKKKKVGYKQLNFPDHHNFTDKDIATIKKAYEDLRSEQKIILTTEKDYMRLEGKINSLQYIAIKSEFLNGGEAFDAVVLQSVKDFKK; this is encoded by the coding sequence ATGAAATTACTTCGATTTTTATTGTTTCCGTTTGCCGTTTTGTACGATGTCATTACGAGGATTCGCAATTGGTTTTTTAATATTGGTATCTTACGATCTACGTCTTTTGATATCCCTGTGATTGCTGTTGGAAATTTGAGTGTGGGCGGTACAGGGAAATCTCCACAAATTGAATATTTAATTCGTTTATTAAAAAGTGACTATAGAATAGCGGTCTTGAGTCGTGGTTATAAGCGTAAAACAGAGGGTTTTCAAATCGTAAATGATACACATACTGCTGAAGATGTAGGGGATGAACCTTTACAATTTTACAAAAAGTTTAAAAATGAGGTTACGATAGCTGTGGATGCCGATAGAACTAATGGGATTCAGCAATTGTTAGCGAGAGAGAATCCGCCAGAAGTTGTGTTGCTAGACGATGCGTACCAGCATAGAAAAGTAACGGCGAGTACCTATATTTTACTTACAAAATACAACGATTTATATGTAAATGATTTTTTGTTGCCCACAGGAAATTTGCGAGAGAGTAGGAGAGGAGCTAAAAGAGCCGCTGTAATAGTGGTTACCAAATGTCCTGAAAATTTATCGGAAGCAGCGCAAGAAAAGATTCTACAAAAACTCCATCCTAAATCGTATCAGCAGGTGTTTTTTACAACCATTGCGTATGATGAAACAATAAAAGGAAGAGAAGAAATGTCGATTGAAGACCTGCAACAAAAGGAAGTGTTGTTAATTACAGGAATTGCCAATCCGACTCCTTTGTTACAGTTTTTAAAGAAAAAGAAAGTAGGTTATAAACAGTTAAACTTTCCAGACCATCACAATTTTACAGATAAAGATATTGCAACTATTAAAAAAGCGTATGAAGACTTGCGCTCTGAACAAAAAATCATTCTAACTACTGAAAAAGATTATATGCGTTTGGAAGGTAAGATTAATTCACTTCAGTATATCGCTATTAAAAGTGAATTTCTCAACGGAGGAGAAGCGTTTGATGCAGTTGTTTTGCAGAGTGTAAAGGATTTTAAGAAATAG
- a CDS encoding Nif3-like dinuclear metal center hexameric protein → MQIKDVTNYIEQLAPLSYAEDFDNVGLLIGNYTTEVTGVLVTLDTLEETVDEAIANDCNLIVSFHPIIFSGLKKINGNNYVERVVLKAIQHNIAIYATHTALDNVNNGVSAKMGEVLGLENMKTLIPKKGIIKKLTTYVPSKAATNLREKLFEAGAGSIGNYDHCSFNIEGKGSYRGNENSNPTVGEKGTLMFEEETCITVTFDSFLERKIRTTLFKHHPYEEVAYEIITLDNQHQQVGMGMVGELPSAMNEKDFLLFAKNTFKTGCVRHSELRNKPIKKVAVLGGSGSFAISSAKRAGADAYISADFKYHEFFKAEKNIVLVDVGHYESEQFTKNILVDYLNKKFSTFAIILSEKSTNPIHYI, encoded by the coding sequence ATGCAAATAAAAGACGTTACCAACTATATCGAGCAATTAGCACCTCTTTCGTATGCGGAAGATTTTGATAATGTTGGTTTATTAATAGGAAATTACACGACGGAAGTAACTGGTGTTTTAGTTACTTTAGATACCCTTGAAGAAACGGTAGATGAAGCAATTGCCAACGACTGCAACCTCATCGTCAGCTTTCACCCTATTATATTTAGCGGATTAAAAAAAATAAACGGTAACAATTATGTAGAACGTGTGGTACTAAAAGCCATTCAGCACAACATTGCTATTTATGCTACACACACTGCTTTAGATAATGTAAACAATGGTGTTTCTGCAAAAATGGGGGAAGTTTTGGGCTTAGAAAACATGAAAACACTCATTCCTAAAAAAGGAATCATTAAAAAGCTAACAACCTACGTTCCGAGCAAAGCAGCTACTAATCTTCGTGAAAAATTATTTGAAGCAGGTGCAGGAAGTATTGGAAATTACGATCATTGCTCTTTTAATATAGAAGGAAAAGGAAGCTACAGAGGAAATGAAAATTCTAATCCTACCGTAGGCGAAAAAGGAACGTTAATGTTTGAAGAAGAAACCTGTATTACCGTTACCTTCGATTCGTTTTTAGAACGAAAAATACGTACTACACTTTTTAAACACCATCCTTACGAAGAAGTTGCTTACGAAATTATTACTCTAGACAATCAACATCAACAAGTAGGTATGGGAATGGTAGGAGAACTTCCATCCGCAATGAATGAAAAAGATTTTTTGTTATTTGCAAAAAACACCTTTAAAACTGGGTGTGTACGACACTCAGAATTACGAAACAAACCTATTAAAAAAGTAGCGGTATTAGGAGGTTCTGGAAGTTTTGCCATATCAAGCGCAAAGCGCGCTGGTGCCGATGCTTATATTAGTGCTGATTTTAAATATCATGAGTTTTTTAAAGCCGAAAAAAACATTGTGCTTGTTGATGTTGGACATTATGAAAGCGAACAGTTTACAAAAAATATTTTAGTTGATTATCTTAATAAAAAATTTAGTACTTTTGCAATTATTTTAAGCGAAAAGAGTACAAATCCTATACACTATATTTAA
- a CDS encoding zinc ribbon domain-containing protein, which translates to MTVEEKLRALYDLQLIDSRIDEIRNVRGELPLEVEDLEDEVAGLNKRLSNLAEDVKNLETDISNKKLAIEESKNLIKKYEEQQKNVRNNREFDSLSKEIEYQELEIQLSEKRIKEYKAKIAQKKEVIEKTKGKLTQQETHLAHKKGELDAILKETEKEEKLLKEKSEEFSQSIDKHLLTAYKRIRTKVRNGLAVVAIERGAAGGSFFTIPPQVQLEIANRKKITIDEHSGRILVDPALAQEEKEKIDNLFA; encoded by the coding sequence ATAACGGTAGAAGAAAAATTAAGAGCGTTATACGATTTACAGTTAATCGATTCGAGAATTGACGAAATTAGAAACGTTCGTGGTGAATTACCTTTAGAAGTAGAAGATTTAGAAGATGAAGTTGCCGGATTAAACAAAAGACTTTCTAATTTAGCTGAAGATGTTAAAAATTTAGAAACTGATATTAGCAATAAAAAATTAGCGATTGAAGAGTCTAAAAACTTAATTAAAAAGTACGAAGAACAACAAAAAAATGTTCGTAACAACCGTGAATTCGATTCTTTATCTAAAGAAATTGAGTATCAAGAATTAGAAATTCAATTATCTGAAAAAAGAATCAAAGAATACAAGGCTAAAATTGCTCAGAAGAAAGAGGTTATCGAAAAAACGAAAGGAAAGTTAACACAACAAGAAACGCATTTAGCGCATAAAAAAGGAGAGTTAGACGCTATTTTAAAAGAAACTGAAAAAGAAGAAAAATTGTTGAAAGAAAAGTCTGAAGAATTTTCGCAATCTATCGACAAGCATTTACTAACAGCTTATAAAAGAATTAGAACCAAAGTAAGAAACGGATTGGCTGTAGTTGCTATTGAACGTGGTGCTGCTGGTGGTTCTTTCTTTACCATTCCTCCACAAGTGCAATTAGAAATCGCGAACCGTAAAAAGATTACCATCGATGAGCACAGTGGTCGTATTTTAGTAGACCCTGCTTTGGCACAAGAAGAAAAAGAAAAAATTGACAACTTATTTGCTTAA